The following coding sequences lie in one Metopolophium dirhodum isolate CAU chromosome 5, ASM1992520v1, whole genome shotgun sequence genomic window:
- the LOC132945431 gene encoding enhancer of rudimentary homolog, with the protein MSHTILLIQPGNKPETRTYSDYESVNDCMEGVCKIYEEHLKKLNPKSVSITYDITQLFEFVDHLADLSCLVYQKSTMTYAPYNKDWIKEKIYVLLRCQANQRQ; encoded by the exons ATG tccCACACCATACTCTTGATCCAACCAGGGAACAAACCGGAAACAAGAACATATTCCGATTACGAGTCTGTTAATGATTGCATGGAAG GGGTTTGTAAGATCTATGAAGAACATCTGAAGAAATTAAATCCAAAGTCTGTGTCTATTACGTATGACATAACTCAGCTGTTTGAATTTGTTGACCATTTAGCAGATCTTTCATGTCTTGT gTACCAAAAAAGTACCATGACATATGCCCCTTATAACAAAGACTGGATAAAAGAAAAGATTTACGTCTTACTCAGATGCCAAGCCAATCAACGTCAATAA